One Brevibacterium spongiae DNA segment encodes these proteins:
- a CDS encoding SDR family NAD(P)-dependent oxidoreductase, whose translation MDLQNTVALVTGGASGLGRATTERLLAAGAQVVMVDLNAEVGEQVAAELGDAAHFVSADVTNEEQVQAAVDTATGLGALRVVVNCAGVATPGKLVSKKGPLPLDAFQKVLGINIVGTVNVCRLAAAAMQQQEADGEERGVIVNTASVAAFDGQIGQIAYSASKGAVAAVTLPMARELAASLIRVVTIAPGIFETPMMAGLPAEAQESLGKSVPHPARLGKPAEYAQLVESIVANPMINGETIRLDGAIRMAPK comes from the coding sequence ATGGATCTGCAGAACACCGTCGCCCTCGTCACCGGCGGAGCCTCCGGGCTCGGCCGTGCCACCACCGAACGGCTCCTTGCCGCAGGCGCCCAAGTCGTCATGGTCGACCTCAACGCCGAGGTGGGTGAACAGGTCGCCGCCGAACTCGGCGACGCCGCCCACTTCGTCTCCGCCGATGTCACGAACGAAGAGCAGGTCCAGGCCGCAGTCGACACCGCCACCGGCCTCGGCGCCCTGCGCGTCGTCGTCAACTGCGCCGGTGTCGCAACGCCGGGCAAGCTCGTATCGAAGAAGGGCCCGCTGCCCCTCGACGCGTTCCAGAAGGTGCTGGGCATCAACATCGTCGGCACCGTCAACGTCTGCCGCCTCGCCGCGGCCGCGATGCAGCAGCAGGAGGCCGACGGCGAAGAGCGCGGAGTCATCGTCAACACCGCCTCGGTCGCAGCCTTCGACGGACAGATCGGCCAGATCGCGTATTCGGCATCGAAGGGCGCCGTGGCCGCGGTGACCCTGCCGATGGCCCGCGAGCTCGCCGCCTCCCTCATCCGCGTCGTCACGATCGCCCCCGGCATCTTCGAGACGCCGATGATGGCCGGCCTGCCCGCCGAGGCGCAGGAATCCCTCGGCAAGTCCGTGCCCCACCCTGCCCGCCTGGGCAAGCCGGCCGAATACGCTCAGCTCGTCGAATCGATCGTGGCCAACCCGATGATCAACGGTGAGACGATCCGCCTCGATGGCGCCATCCGCATGGCCCCGAAATGA
- a CDS encoding NADPH-dependent FMN reductase: MLNIAIIPGTSRPQALNPQIVSWVESQLAANDDVRAEVVDFGAFDLPLLDEVIPAGAKMYANDHTKAWGAKLEEFDAFIFVTPEYNHSISGSLKNALDFVATEFNHKVAGIVNYGADKGVRAAEHLRHILANYKLAVVRDQASFSIFADVADGTFTPTEVSAAPFASMVDDIVAWGEALKSVREAGAEEQAA; encoded by the coding sequence ATGCTCAACATTGCCATCATCCCCGGTACTTCCCGCCCGCAGGCGCTCAACCCGCAGATCGTGAGCTGGGTCGAGTCGCAGCTGGCCGCCAATGATGATGTCCGCGCCGAGGTCGTCGACTTCGGTGCTTTCGATCTGCCGCTGCTCGACGAGGTCATCCCCGCCGGCGCGAAGATGTACGCCAACGACCACACGAAGGCCTGGGGCGCGAAGCTCGAAGAGTTCGACGCCTTCATCTTCGTCACCCCTGAGTACAACCACTCGATCTCCGGTTCGCTGAAGAATGCCCTGGACTTCGTCGCCACCGAGTTCAACCACAAGGTCGCCGGCATCGTGAACTACGGCGCCGACAAGGGCGTACGCGCTGCAGAGCACCTGCGCCACATCCTCGCGAACTACAAGCTCGCCGTCGTCCGCGATCAGGCGTCGTTCTCGATCTTCGCCGATGTCGCCGACGGCACCTTCACCCCGACCGAGGTCTCGGCCGCCCCGTTCGCCTCGATGGTCGACGACATCGTCGCCTGGGGCGAGGCCCTGAAGTCCGTGCGCGAAGCCGGCGCCGAGGAGCAGGCCGCCTGA
- a CDS encoding TetR/AcrR family transcriptional regulator — translation MRSTNGRNNILRSARDTFADKGFDGASIRDIAQTAGLSLSALYYYFPSKQEALYELVHTAYSWYIEHVRAVIAEVDDAPVDQLAVAVRYLARYRIENVSVSTVLIRDTESLIGDNAVKVKELQREAREIVGDIVSAGIESGDFTVDSAALATRAIHSICNSLSLWYRPTGDLTPDMIERDFTQYSLRILGIDPSREELDRLLALPVNQDGMLDFIADNK, via the coding sequence GTGCGCTCAACCAACGGCCGCAACAATATTCTCCGCTCGGCCCGGGACACTTTCGCGGACAAGGGATTCGACGGCGCATCCATCCGCGACATCGCCCAGACGGCGGGGCTGAGCCTCTCCGCACTCTACTACTACTTCCCGTCGAAGCAGGAAGCGCTCTACGAGCTCGTCCACACCGCGTACTCGTGGTACATCGAACACGTTCGCGCGGTCATCGCCGAGGTCGACGATGCCCCTGTCGATCAGCTCGCCGTGGCCGTGCGCTATCTTGCCCGCTACCGCATCGAGAACGTTTCGGTCTCCACTGTGCTGATCCGCGACACCGAGAGCCTCATCGGCGACAATGCCGTGAAGGTCAAGGAACTCCAGCGTGAGGCCCGCGAGATCGTGGGCGACATCGTCAGCGCCGGGATCGAATCCGGTGACTTCACGGTCGACAGCGCTGCATTGGCCACCCGTGCGATCCACTCGATCTGCAACTCGCTCTCGCTGTGGTACCGCCCCACGGGCGATCTCACGCCGGACATGATCGAGCGCGACTTCACTCAGTACTCGCTGCGGATCCTCGGCATCGACCCCTCCCGTGAGGAACTCGACCGTCTGCTGGCCCTGCCGGTCAATCAGGACGGAATGCTCGACTTCATCGCCGACAACAAATAA
- a CDS encoding dipeptide ABC transporter ATP-binding protein has translation MSKKTQAKAASATGSILDVDGLDVTFSTDGGEVHAVKDVSLSVSPGEVLAIVGESGSGKTVTARSILGLLPETAQRSGAIVISGANVLSVSAEELRAMRGRDVAMVFQEPSTALNPVYTVGWQIAEGLRAHDRKASKADLKARVVAAMRQVGIPDAENRFDYYPHQFSGGQKQRIVIAMALALGAKLIVADEPTTALDVTVQAEILDLLRELRDETGTSIVLITHNMGVVADLADRVAVMFRGDLVEVSTVEQLFSDPQEQYTRELLAAVPRIGSTVAGSRKAAAAEAGARSGTTAGETPAGTTSAGDAQAGTASAGERDVRESSIVTARDLDIVYPGGLGRSDFHAVKKVSFDIKAGEVYGLVGESGSGKTTIGRAIAGLTRASGGSLQVLGHEMVGFREREFTKIRRRIGFVFQDPAASFNPHLTIGECIAEPFAIHRREMSAGDRSKRVLELLDSVQLPTAYAARYPHELSGGQRQRASLARGLALDPELVIADEPTSALDVSVQAKVLELFVELQNRFDFAALFISHDLAVVDMLSDRIGVLFHGELLEEGTGEQVLGAPREDYTKRLIASLPVPDPAEQAKRRELARSLRTPTPS, from the coding sequence ATGAGCAAGAAGACACAGGCGAAGGCTGCCTCCGCGACGGGCAGCATCCTCGACGTCGACGGACTCGATGTCACCTTCTCCACCGACGGGGGCGAGGTCCACGCGGTCAAAGACGTGTCGCTGTCCGTCTCACCGGGTGAGGTGCTGGCGATCGTCGGCGAATCCGGGTCCGGCAAGACCGTGACCGCCCGGTCCATCCTCGGTCTGCTGCCGGAGACGGCCCAGCGATCAGGCGCCATCGTCATCTCGGGTGCGAACGTGCTCAGCGTCTCCGCCGAAGAGCTGCGGGCGATGCGCGGACGCGATGTGGCGATGGTCTTCCAGGAGCCCTCGACCGCACTCAACCCCGTGTACACGGTCGGCTGGCAGATCGCCGAGGGCCTGCGCGCCCACGACAGGAAGGCGAGCAAGGCCGATCTCAAGGCCCGGGTCGTCGCAGCGATGCGGCAGGTCGGGATTCCCGATGCGGAGAACCGGTTCGACTACTATCCGCACCAGTTCTCGGGCGGGCAGAAGCAGCGCATCGTCATCGCCATGGCACTCGCCCTGGGCGCGAAGCTCATCGTCGCCGACGAACCGACCACGGCCCTCGACGTCACCGTGCAGGCCGAGATCCTCGACCTGCTGCGGGAGCTGCGAGATGAGACCGGCACCTCGATCGTGCTCATCACGCACAATATGGGAGTCGTCGCCGATCTCGCCGACCGGGTGGCTGTGATGTTCCGCGGCGACCTCGTCGAGGTCTCAACCGTCGAGCAGCTCTTCAGCGACCCGCAGGAGCAGTACACCCGCGAGCTGCTGGCCGCCGTGCCGCGGATCGGCTCGACTGTCGCCGGCAGTCGGAAGGCAGCCGCCGCCGAGGCGGGGGCTCGGTCGGGGACGACCGCGGGGGAGACTCCGGCGGGGACCACCTCGGCGGGGGACGCTCAGGCCGGCACCGCCTCGGCGGGGGAGCGGGACGTGCGGGAGTCGTCGATCGTGACCGCGCGCGACCTCGACATCGTCTACCCGGGCGGCTTGGGCCGATCGGATTTCCACGCGGTGAAGAAGGTCAGCTTCGACATCAAGGCGGGCGAGGTCTACGGTCTCGTCGGCGAATCGGGGTCGGGCAAGACCACGATCGGTCGTGCGATCGCGGGCCTGACCAGGGCCAGCGGCGGCAGCCTGCAGGTGCTCGGCCATGAGATGGTCGGGTTCAGGGAACGGGAGTTCACGAAGATCCGGCGCCGGATCGGGTTCGTGTTCCAGGACCCGGCGGCCTCGTTCAACCCGCACCTGACGATCGGGGAATGCATCGCCGAACCCTTTGCGATCCACCGCCGGGAGATGAGCGCCGGCGACCGGTCGAAGCGGGTTCTCGAACTGCTCGATTCGGTGCAGCTGCCGACGGCCTATGCGGCCAGGTACCCGCACGAGCTCTCGGGCGGGCAGCGGCAGCGGGCCTCCCTGGCGCGCGGGCTGGCACTCGATCCGGAGCTGGTCATCGCCGATGAGCCGACCTCGGCGCTCGACGTGTCCGTCCAGGCGAAGGTGCTCGAGCTCTTCGTCGAGCTGCAGAACCGCTTCGACTTCGCGGCCCTGTTCATCAGCCACGATCTCGCCGTCGTCGATATGCTCTCCGATCGCATCGGGGTGCTCTTCCACGGTGAGCTGCTCGAAGAGGGCACGGGCGAGCAGGTGCTCGGGGCGCCGCGTGAGGACTATACGAAACGCCTCATCGCGTCTCTGCCGGTGCCGGATCCGGCCGAGCAGGCAAAGCGGCGTGAACTCGCCCGCTCCCTGCGCACCCCAACCCCCTCCTGA
- a CDS encoding ABC transporter permease: MTTPNNPNPESAEMTEPNDTFAGAAPGSGVPAIAFDDRAKKSWFSRLPIISHLRQSVGLQRGMLITGLVLCGIVLICAIFAPLIAPYGFNQLGTSEGNFGSKLPPGGTHIWGTTVGGYDVFSRVVWGAQTAVAVIVVAVVMSIFAGVILGLVSGYIGGWLDRILVVIADAVYAFPTLLLALVMSIAISGGQSSAWGGIAAAAFSITVVFIPQYFRVVRAETLRLKAEPFVESAIVLGASKTRIISKHIFRNATRTLPLIFTLNSSEAILTLAGLGFLGFGIEPTSASEWGYDLNKALPDVTSGVWWTSVFPGLAIVLTVLGITLVGESMNDLNDPRLRVRRKAKTKKVTTAEVKA; encoded by the coding sequence ATGACCACTCCCAACAATCCCAATCCGGAATCCGCAGAGATGACAGAACCCAATGACACCTTCGCCGGGGCGGCCCCCGGTTCCGGTGTCCCCGCCATCGCGTTCGATGACCGGGCAAAGAAGTCCTGGTTCTCCCGCTTGCCGATCATCTCCCACTTGAGACAGTCGGTCGGACTGCAGCGCGGCATGCTCATCACCGGGCTCGTGCTGTGCGGAATCGTGCTCATCTGCGCGATCTTCGCCCCGCTCATCGCCCCCTACGGGTTCAACCAGCTGGGCACCTCCGAAGGCAACTTCGGCTCGAAGCTGCCGCCCGGGGGCACCCACATCTGGGGCACGACCGTCGGCGGCTACGATGTCTTCTCCCGTGTCGTCTGGGGCGCCCAGACCGCAGTGGCCGTCATCGTCGTGGCCGTGGTCATGTCGATCTTCGCCGGTGTCATCCTCGGCCTCGTCTCCGGGTACATCGGCGGCTGGCTCGACCGCATCCTCGTCGTCATCGCCGATGCCGTCTACGCCTTCCCGACCCTGCTGCTGGCTCTGGTCATGTCGATCGCGATCTCCGGCGGCCAGTCGAGCGCGTGGGGCGGCATCGCCGCGGCCGCATTCTCGATCACCGTGGTCTTCATTCCGCAGTACTTCCGTGTCGTGCGCGCCGAGACCCTGCGGCTGAAGGCCGAACCGTTCGTCGAATCGGCGATCGTCCTCGGTGCCTCGAAGACGCGGATCATCTCCAAGCACATCTTCCGCAATGCCACGCGGACGCTGCCGCTCATCTTCACACTCAACTCCTCCGAGGCGATTCTGACCTTGGCGGGGCTCGGGTTCCTGGGCTTCGGCATCGAACCCACCTCGGCGTCGGAATGGGGCTACGACCTCAACAAGGCGCTGCCGGACGTCACATCCGGCGTGTGGTGGACCTCGGTGTTCCCGGGGCTGGCGATCGTGCTCACGGTGCTGGGCATCACCCTGGTCGGTGAGTCGATGAACGACCTCAACGACCCGCGCCTGCGCGTGCGGCGGAAAGCGAAGACGAAGAAGGTCACGACTGCGGAGGTCAAGGCATGA
- a CDS encoding ABC transporter permease — MSAAISEPGAEAAETSVAVKKPSGGGLGRYVLVRFLLIIPTIFILTTLVFFLMRITGDPITAALGGRLTKAQLAERVHAAGYDRPILVQYFEYLGNLLKGDFGTAVSDGQPVSSILLNYGAATVELVFYALIVAFILGIPLGMLAAYHRDKAPDAALRVLAILGYATPVFFAGMILKLIFGVFLPILPVAGRGTTETEYIMSGVVGPTRFYLIDAIRIGNFEVLGDVLAHAVLPAIALGVLTAGVFLRLVRTNLIGTLEQQYIDSGRSRGISEYRLVTKHAYRPALIPIITVMGMQIALMLAGAVLTETTFEWKGLGFKLAEYLTARDFVAVQGIVVFLAIIVALTNFLVDVIAAFIDPRVRY; from the coding sequence ATGTCTGCTGCCATCAGCGAACCAGGGGCGGAGGCCGCCGAGACTTCGGTCGCGGTCAAGAAGCCCTCGGGAGGCGGTCTGGGACGCTACGTCCTCGTCCGCTTCCTCCTCATCATTCCCACCATCTTCATTCTCACCACTCTGGTGTTCTTCCTCATGCGCATCACCGGTGACCCGATCACCGCAGCGCTGGGCGGACGCCTGACGAAGGCCCAGCTGGCAGAGCGCGTCCACGCCGCCGGCTATGACCGTCCCATCCTCGTCCAGTACTTCGAATACCTGGGCAATCTGCTCAAGGGCGACTTCGGCACCGCGGTCTCCGACGGACAGCCGGTCTCGTCGATCCTGCTCAACTACGGAGCGGCGACCGTCGAGCTCGTCTTCTATGCGCTCATCGTCGCGTTCATCCTCGGCATCCCGCTGGGCATGCTCGCCGCCTACCACCGGGACAAAGCCCCGGACGCCGCGTTGCGCGTGCTCGCGATCCTCGGCTATGCGACTCCGGTGTTCTTCGCCGGCATGATCCTCAAACTCATCTTCGGAGTGTTCCTGCCCATCCTGCCGGTCGCCGGCCGCGGCACCACCGAAACCGAATACATCATGTCCGGAGTCGTCGGACCCACCCGGTTCTACCTCATCGATGCGATCCGGATCGGCAACTTCGAAGTCCTCGGTGATGTGCTCGCCCATGCTGTGCTGCCGGCGATCGCGCTCGGCGTGCTCACCGCCGGAGTCTTCCTCCGGCTCGTGCGCACGAACCTCATCGGCACGCTCGAACAGCAGTACATCGACTCCGGCCGATCCCGCGGGATCTCCGAATACCGGCTGGTCACCAAGCATGCGTACCGTCCGGCGCTGATCCCGATCATCACCGTCATGGGCATGCAGATCGCGCTCATGCTCGCCGGCGCAGTGCTCACGGAGACGACATTCGAATGGAAGGGACTCGGCTTCAAGCTCGCCGAATACCTCACCGCCCGCGACTTCGTGGCCGTGCAGGGAATCGTCGTGTTCCTCGCAATCATCGTCGCGCTCACGAACTTCCTCGTCGACGTCATCGCCGCGTTCATCGACCCGAGAGTGAGGTACTGA
- a CDS encoding ABC transporter substrate-binding protein — MKRRTGAKAVAIAAAGALLLSACSTSTTGGDSGDDKGGMLTVGTTDKVVALDPAAAYDNGSSLVEQQIYPYILAYKPGTAELNPSIAESADFTEPTKYEVKLKDGLKYANGNELTSSDVKFSFDRQLKIQDPNGPSSLLGGLKSVETPDETTVVFNLKRKNDQTWPGVLASAAGPIVDEDVFSADKVTENQEIVDGKAFAGPYTIDGFKFNELITYKSNPDYQGFIEPAKTETVQMKYYSDANNMKLDVQEGTIDVAWRSLSATDIDDLGKNEDLKVHKGPGGEIRYIVFNYDTMPFGAKTDNADEKKALAVRQAMADSVDRQAIATQVYKDTFTPLYSHVPEGLPGSDDPLKAEYGDGKGGADVDKAKKALKDAGVKTPVELNLQYNPDHYGPSSGDEYALVKDQLDKTGLFKVNLQSTEWVQYSKDRTDDVYPMYQLGWFPDYSDADNYLVPFFYDTDETPSFLANHYRDEAMNKELNAQSSIADEGKREEALKKIQGQLAEELPTLPLLQGNQIAVSGKDVKGVDDTLDPAFQFRLALLSK, encoded by the coding sequence ATGAAACGACGAACCGGTGCAAAGGCTGTGGCCATCGCCGCAGCCGGAGCTCTGCTCCTCTCCGCCTGCTCGACCTCGACGACCGGAGGCGACAGCGGGGACGACAAGGGCGGCATGCTCACAGTCGGAACCACGGACAAGGTCGTGGCGCTCGACCCGGCTGCTGCGTACGACAACGGAAGCTCGCTCGTCGAACAGCAGATCTATCCGTACATCCTCGCCTACAAGCCGGGCACGGCCGAGCTCAACCCCTCGATCGCCGAATCCGCTGACTTCACCGAACCGACGAAGTACGAAGTCAAGCTCAAGGACGGGCTCAAGTACGCCAACGGCAACGAACTGACCTCCTCGGACGTGAAGTTCTCCTTCGACCGGCAGCTGAAGATCCAGGACCCCAACGGTCCCTCCTCGCTGCTGGGCGGTCTGAAGTCCGTGGAGACCCCGGACGAGACGACCGTCGTCTTCAACCTCAAGCGCAAGAACGACCAGACCTGGCCGGGAGTCCTGGCCAGCGCCGCCGGCCCCATCGTCGACGAAGACGTGTTCTCGGCCGACAAGGTCACGGAGAATCAGGAGATCGTCGACGGCAAGGCCTTCGCCGGTCCCTACACGATCGACGGCTTCAAGTTCAACGAACTCATCACCTACAAGTCCAACCCGGACTACCAAGGCTTCATCGAACCGGCGAAGACTGAGACCGTGCAGATGAAGTACTACTCGGACGCGAACAACATGAAGCTCGACGTCCAGGAGGGCACCATCGACGTGGCCTGGCGTTCGCTGTCGGCCACCGACATCGACGACCTCGGCAAGAACGAGGACCTCAAGGTCCACAAGGGCCCCGGTGGCGAGATCCGCTACATCGTGTTCAACTACGACACGATGCCCTTCGGTGCGAAGACCGACAACGCCGATGAGAAGAAGGCGCTCGCGGTCCGACAGGCCATGGCCGACTCCGTCGACCGTCAGGCCATCGCCACTCAGGTGTACAAGGACACCTTCACACCGCTGTACTCGCATGTCCCCGAGGGACTGCCCGGCTCCGACGATCCGCTGAAGGCCGAATACGGCGACGGCAAGGGCGGAGCCGATGTCGACAAGGCGAAGAAGGCGCTCAAGGACGCGGGAGTCAAGACCCCGGTCGAGCTCAACCTGCAGTACAACCCCGACCACTACGGACCGTCCTCGGGTGATGAGTATGCGCTCGTGAAGGATCAGCTGGACAAGACCGGGCTGTTCAAGGTCAACCTGCAGTCGACCGAGTGGGTGCAGTACTCGAAGGACCGCACCGACGACGTCTACCCGATGTACCAGCTGGGCTGGTTCCCGGACTACTCGGATGCCGACAACTACCTCGTGCCGTTCTTCTACGACACCGATGAGACCCCGTCGTTCCTCGCCAACCACTACCGTGACGAGGCGATGAACAAGGAGCTCAACGCTCAGTCCTCGATCGCCGATGAGGGCAAGCGCGAGGAGGCGCTGAAGAAGATCCAGGGTCAGCTCGCCGAAGAGCTGCCGACCCTGCCTCTGCTGCAGGGCAACCAGATCGCCGTGTCCGGCAAGGACGTCAAGGGCGTCGACGACACGCTTGACCCCGCGTTCCAGTTCCGTCTGGCACTGCTGAGCAAGTGA
- a CDS encoding alanine/glycine:cation symporter family protein — protein sequence MSAFIDWLNGVVWSSALVYLCLGAGVYFTIRSRAVQIRQIPAIFTQMFKGKSSNEGVSSFQALAISLAGRVGVGNIAGVATAIGFGGPGAVVWMWISALLGASTSYVESTLGQVFKEQDPRTGEYRGGPAFYLEKAYRHTKARGLFKVYGMVFAAVTVIAMSFMLPGIQSNAISGAVENAWSVPTWGTAIALVIIMGFIVVGGIKRIAHFASLAVPFMAVIYIVAAIAVTVINADQIVPVFQLMFTSAFGIDAGPEAAFGGIIGMAVQWGVQRGIYSNEAGQGTGPHAASAAEVSHPSKQGLVQAGSVYIDTLFVCSATAFMILSTGMYKVFGDDGTTIIGTGRGQMVEEIAATPGEKWPQAGLDSMIHGFGASFIAISIFLFALTTIVAYYYMAETNLVYLLGKVKNTFVLAIGKRVLQLLILIAVAVGAMSTAGSAWALGDIGVGLMAWLNIIGILILQQPAFKLLRDFERQTKLGLDPVFEPEKIGVRNADFWDQRVARLKAGEAVPEG from the coding sequence GTGTCCGCTTTCATCGATTGGCTCAACGGGGTGGTGTGGTCGTCCGCCCTCGTCTACCTGTGCCTCGGCGCCGGTGTCTACTTCACCATCCGCTCCCGCGCGGTGCAGATCCGTCAGATTCCCGCGATCTTCACGCAGATGTTCAAGGGCAAGAGCTCCAATGAGGGAGTCTCGTCGTTCCAGGCTCTGGCCATCTCCCTGGCCGGACGCGTCGGCGTCGGCAACATCGCCGGTGTCGCCACGGCCATCGGCTTCGGCGGACCCGGCGCCGTCGTGTGGATGTGGATCTCCGCGCTGCTGGGCGCCTCGACGTCCTATGTCGAATCGACGCTCGGCCAGGTCTTCAAGGAGCAGGACCCCCGCACGGGTGAGTACCGCGGCGGTCCCGCCTTCTACCTCGAGAAGGCCTACCGCCACACCAAGGCGCGCGGCCTGTTCAAGGTCTACGGCATGGTCTTCGCTGCAGTGACCGTGATCGCCATGTCCTTCATGCTGCCGGGCATCCAGTCCAATGCGATCTCCGGAGCCGTCGAGAACGCCTGGAGCGTTCCCACCTGGGGCACCGCGATCGCGCTCGTCATCATCATGGGCTTCATCGTCGTCGGCGGCATCAAGCGCATCGCGCACTTCGCCTCGCTGGCGGTGCCGTTCATGGCCGTCATCTACATCGTTGCGGCCATCGCCGTGACCGTCATCAACGCTGACCAGATCGTTCCGGTCTTCCAGCTGATGTTCACCTCTGCCTTCGGCATCGACGCCGGGCCGGAAGCGGCCTTCGGCGGCATCATCGGCATGGCCGTGCAGTGGGGCGTCCAGCGCGGCATCTACTCGAATGAGGCCGGACAGGGAACCGGACCGCACGCGGCATCGGCTGCCGAGGTCTCGCACCCGTCGAAGCAGGGCCTCGTGCAGGCCGGATCGGTCTACATCGACACTCTCTTCGTGTGCTCGGCGACCGCGTTCATGATCCTCTCGACCGGCATGTACAAGGTCTTCGGAGACGACGGCACGACGATCATCGGCACCGGCCGCGGGCAGATGGTCGAAGAGATCGCCGCCACCCCGGGCGAGAAGTGGCCGCAGGCGGGACTCGACTCGATGATCCACGGCTTCGGCGCCAGCTTCATCGCGATCTCGATCTTCCTCTTCGCACTGACCACGATCGTCGCCTACTACTACATGGCTGAGACGAACCTCGTGTACCTGCTGGGCAAGGTCAAGAACACCTTCGTGCTGGCCATCGGCAAGCGCGTGCTGCAGCTGCTCATCCTCATCGCCGTCGCCGTGGGTGCGATGTCGACAGCAGGCAGCGCCTGGGCGCTCGGTGACATCGGCGTGGGCCTCATGGCCTGGCTGAACATCATCGGCATCCTCATCCTGCAGCAGCCGGCGTTCAAGCTCCTGCGCGACTTCGAGCGCCAGACCAAGCTCGGTCTGGACCCGGTGTTCGAGCCCGAGAAGATCGGCGTGCGCAATGCCGACTTCTGGGATCAGCGGGTGGCGCGGCTCAAGGCCGGCGAGGCGGTGCCCGAAGGCTGA
- the fbaA gene encoding class II fructose-bisphosphate aldolase, with the protein MPIASPEVYAEMIDRAKTQGFAYPAINCTSSQTINAAIRGFAEAGSDGIVQISTGGAEYMSGPTIKDRVRGAIAFSVFAAEVAKSYDVNIALHTDHAPKKEVEEWVKPLLAASTERVKNGGQPYFQSHMWDGSAVPLDENLVLAEELLELSAAAHSILEIEVGVVGGEEDGVENEINDKLYTTVEDGLATARALGTGEKGRYLTALTFGNVHGVYKPGNVRLRPELLGEIQEKVGSEVGKDKPFDLVFHGGSGSSAEEIAEAVRHGVVKMNIDTDTQYAFTRPIVEHMLRNYDGVLKIDGEVGNKKLYDPRSYGKAAEENMAARVVEACENLGSAGTSLKK; encoded by the coding sequence ATGCCCATCGCCAGTCCCGAAGTGTATGCAGAGATGATCGACCGCGCGAAGACCCAGGGCTTCGCCTACCCCGCGATCAACTGCACCTCCTCGCAGACGATCAACGCGGCCATCCGCGGCTTCGCCGAGGCCGGATCCGACGGCATCGTCCAGATCTCCACCGGCGGTGCCGAGTACATGTCGGGCCCGACGATCAAGGACCGCGTGCGCGGTGCGATCGCCTTCTCCGTCTTCGCCGCCGAGGTGGCCAAGAGCTACGACGTCAACATCGCCCTGCACACCGACCACGCCCCGAAGAAGGAAGTCGAGGAGTGGGTCAAGCCCCTGCTCGCGGCCTCGACCGAGCGCGTGAAGAACGGCGGACAGCCCTACTTCCAGTCGCACATGTGGGACGGTTCCGCCGTTCCCCTCGATGAGAACCTCGTCCTCGCCGAGGAGCTGCTCGAGCTCTCGGCGGCCGCGCACTCGATCCTCGAGATCGAGGTCGGCGTCGTCGGCGGCGAAGAGGACGGCGTCGAGAACGAGATCAACGACAAGCTCTACACCACGGTCGAGGACGGGCTGGCCACCGCCAGAGCGCTCGGCACCGGTGAGAAGGGCCGCTACCTCACCGCTCTGACCTTCGGAAACGTCCACGGTGTGTACAAGCCGGGCAATGTCAGGCTGCGTCCCGAACTCCTCGGGGAGATCCAGGAGAAAGTCGGTTCCGAGGTCGGCAAGGACAAGCCCTTCGACCTCGTCTTCCACGGCGGTTCGGGTTCGAGTGCCGAGGAGATCGCCGAGGCGGTCCGCCACGGAGTCGTGAAGATGAACATCGACACCGACACCCAGTACGCCTTCACCCGCCCGATCGTCGAGCACATGCTGCGCAACTACGACGGCGTGCTCAAGATCGACGGCGAGGTCGGGAACAAGAAGCTCTACGACCCGCGCTCCTACGGCAAGGCCGCAGAGGAGAACATGGCCGCACGCGTCGTCGAAGCGTGTGAGAACCTCGGCTCGGCAGGCACCAGCCTGAAGAAGTGA